One window from the genome of Rhodobacteraceae bacterium S2214 encodes:
- the uvrC gene encoding excinuclease ABC subunit UvrC, protein MSDEIDNQNDAKIAQPVTGYDRIHGYLKTIDSSPGVYRMLDADSRVLYVGKARNLRNRVSNYSRPSAQHSARITRMIRETASMMFLTTRTETEALLLEQNLIKQLKPRYNVLLRDDKSFPNILVSKNHDFPQLKKHRGAKKEEGNYYGPFASAGAVNRTLNQLQRVFLIRNCTDSDFETRTRPCLQYQIKRCSGPCCGLISEGDYAQTVADAEKFLSGRTKGIQEALAAQMNKASEEMEFERAAALRDRIKALTQVQTAQGINPQNTEEADVIALHVDGGQACVQVFFIRANQNWGNHDYYPRISGDEDLAEVMEAFVGQFYANREPPKVLLLSHGLDNDDLMAQALGDKAGRKVEIIVPQRGEKAELVSSALRNARESLARKMAETATQSKLLKGLAEAFALDAPPNRIEVYDNSHIQGAHAVGAMVVAGPEGFEKSNYRKFNIRGDDLTPGDDFGMMKEVMTRRFGRLLKEDPERKSGAWPDLLLIDGGAGQVSSVREIMDQMGVSDIAMVGVAKGEERDAGKEVFHRTGKPVMALRHNDPVLYFIQRMRDEVHRFAIGTHRAKRAKAMSANPLDDVPGVGAARKRALLAHFGSAKAVARANLADLKAVEGVSGNMAQTIYDFFHENG, encoded by the coding sequence ATGAGTGATGAGATCGATAATCAGAACGACGCCAAGATCGCGCAGCCCGTGACCGGCTACGACCGTATCCACGGTTATCTCAAGACGATCGACAGTTCTCCAGGTGTTTACCGGATGTTGGATGCGGACAGTCGGGTGCTTTACGTGGGTAAGGCGCGCAATCTGCGGAACCGTGTCAGTAATTATTCACGCCCGTCCGCCCAGCATTCGGCGCGGATCACCCGTATGATCCGTGAAACCGCGTCGATGATGTTCTTAACGACGCGCACCGAGACTGAAGCGCTTTTGCTTGAACAGAACCTGATCAAGCAGCTTAAGCCGCGGTACAACGTGCTGTTGCGTGACGATAAATCGTTCCCGAATATCCTCGTGTCCAAGAACCACGATTTCCCACAGCTTAAGAAGCACCGTGGCGCGAAGAAGGAAGAGGGCAACTACTACGGCCCCTTCGCCAGTGCCGGTGCGGTGAATCGGACGCTGAACCAGTTGCAACGCGTGTTCCTGATCCGCAATTGCACCGACAGCGACTTTGAAACGCGCACGCGACCCTGTTTGCAGTATCAGATCAAACGGTGTTCGGGTCCGTGTTGCGGTCTGATTTCCGAAGGCGACTATGCACAGACTGTGGCGGATGCGGAAAAGTTTCTGTCTGGCCGTACAAAGGGCATCCAAGAAGCGCTCGCCGCGCAGATGAACAAAGCCTCTGAAGAAATGGAATTCGAACGGGCCGCTGCGTTGCGCGACCGGATCAAGGCGTTGACGCAAGTGCAGACCGCGCAAGGCATCAATCCGCAAAACACCGAAGAGGCGGATGTGATCGCGCTTCATGTGGATGGCGGGCAGGCCTGTGTACAGGTGTTCTTTATCCGCGCGAACCAGAACTGGGGGAATCACGACTACTATCCTCGGATCAGCGGTGACGAGGATCTTGCAGAAGTGATGGAAGCCTTTGTCGGTCAATTCTATGCAAACCGCGAACCGCCCAAGGTTCTGCTGTTGTCGCATGGCTTGGACAACGACGACCTGATGGCGCAAGCCTTGGGGGATAAAGCGGGGCGAAAGGTCGAAATCATCGTGCCACAAAGGGGCGAGAAGGCTGAACTCGTGTCCAGTGCACTGCGCAATGCCCGCGAAAGTCTGGCGCGCAAAATGGCAGAGACGGCGACGCAGAGCAAATTGCTCAAGGGGCTGGCCGAGGCGTTCGCGCTCGACGCGCCGCCCAACCGGATCGAGGTTTACGATAACTCGCATATCCAAGGTGCCCATGCCGTTGGTGCGATGGTGGTGGCCGGACCTGAAGGGTTCGAGAAAAGCAATTATCGCAAGTTCAACATTCGCGGGGATGATCTGACGCCGGGCGATGACTTTGGCATGATGAAAGAAGTCATGACACGACGGTTCGGTCGTTTGCTGAAAGAAGACCCCGAACGCAAAAGCGGAGCATGGCCCGATCTTCTGCTGATCGACGGCGGTGCCGGACAGGTGTCGTCGGTCCGCGAAATCATGGATCAGATGGGCGTCAGCGATATCGCGATGGTCGGCGTGGCTAAAGGCGAAGAACGCGATGCCGGTAAAGAGGTGTTCCACCGGACGGGCAAACCCGTGATGGCGCTGCGCCACAATGATCCGGTGCTGTATTTCATCCAGCGGATGCGGGATGAGGTCCACCGTTTCGCCATCGGAACCCACCGCGCGAAACGCGCCAAAGCGATGTCAGCGAACCCGTTGGATGATGTGCCTGGTGTTGGGGCCGCACGCAAACGCGCATTGCTCGCGCATTTCGGGTCGGCCAAGGCGGTGGCGCGCGCGAACCTTGCGGATTTGAAAGCGGTCGAGGGCGTGTCCGGCAATATGGCGCAAACCATCTATGATTTCTTCCACGAGAACGGCTAA
- a CDS encoding DNA-3-methyladenine glycosylase I gives MVERCGWPGEDPIYQAYHDTEWGVPEYDSRALWEKLVLDGFQAGLSWITILKKRDNFREAFAGFDPNTIAEWGDDDVARLLGNAGIIRHRGKIAATITNAQAWQRIEAEQGFDRFLWDYVGGTPLINSFATQADVPTQTPLSVQISKDLKKAGFKFCGPTIVYAFMEACGLVNDHIVTCHRHGA, from the coding sequence ATGGTAGAAAGATGTGGCTGGCCCGGCGAAGACCCGATTTATCAAGCCTACCACGATACCGAATGGGGCGTTCCGGAATACGACAGCCGCGCGTTGTGGGAAAAGCTGGTCTTGGACGGGTTTCAGGCTGGACTGTCATGGATCACGATTCTTAAGAAACGAGACAATTTCCGCGAAGCGTTCGCGGGATTCGATCCCAATACCATCGCTGAATGGGGTGACGACGATGTCGCGCGTTTGTTGGGCAATGCAGGTATCATCAGGCATCGGGGCAAGATCGCGGCCACGATCACGAACGCACAGGCGTGGCAAAGGATCGAAGCAGAACAAGGCTTTGATAGGTTCCTATGGGATTACGTCGGCGGCACGCCACTGATCAACAGCTTCGCGACCCAAGCGGATGTACCGACCCAAACACCGTTGTCCGTGCAAATTTCAAAGGACTTGAAGAAAGCGGGATTTAAATTCTGCGGCCCGACAATTGTCTACGCCTTCATGGAAGCCTGCGGTTTGGTGAACGATCACATCGTGACCTGCCACCGTCACGGGGCTTAG
- a CDS encoding calcium/sodium antiporter, translated as MDWVYVVVGLVILLLAGDSLVKGAVNMSLRLGVPALIVSLTIVAFGTSAPELLISIQAIWDGVPGLALGNVVGSNTANVLLVLGIPALLAVMHTSECDTRNSYLQMIAASVLFIVLCAMGPLTWVSGIILLAALAAMLTYAAMSANKHRKQSSESAAEEDEEEELEGADPNLGWGKIVGFLVLGLVGLPLGASLLVDGSVNIARQFGISETVIGLTLIAIGTSLPELATTVMAALRRQADVALGNVIGSNMFNLLGIMGVASLVGTIPVDPQFLSFDLWVMLGASLLLIPFVFMKVDINRTWGVMLSAAYVAYLLFVLA; from the coding sequence ATGGATTGGGTGTATGTCGTCGTAGGGCTAGTTATCCTACTCTTGGCGGGTGATAGCCTTGTCAAAGGTGCGGTCAACATGTCGCTACGTTTGGGCGTCCCTGCCTTGATCGTATCGTTGACAATTGTTGCTTTCGGTACCTCTGCACCAGAGCTTTTGATCTCTATTCAGGCGATTTGGGACGGCGTACCGGGTTTGGCGCTTGGCAACGTTGTCGGATCAAACACGGCCAACGTTTTGTTGGTGCTTGGTATTCCGGCGCTTTTGGCTGTCATGCACACCAGCGAATGCGACACGCGCAACAGCTACCTTCAGATGATCGCGGCGTCGGTTTTGTTCATCGTGCTTTGTGCGATGGGTCCTTTGACTTGGGTATCTGGTATCATCCTGTTGGCAGCACTAGCCGCGATGCTGACGTACGCCGCAATGTCAGCGAACAAGCACCGCAAACAATCCTCCGAAAGCGCAGCTGAAGAGGATGAAGAAGAAGAACTAGAAGGCGCTGACCCGAACCTTGGTTGGGGCAAAATTGTTGGTTTTCTGGTGTTGGGCCTCGTTGGTCTGCCGCTTGGCGCATCCCTTCTTGTCGATGGATCGGTGAACATCGCGCGTCAATTCGGTATTTCCGAAACAGTCATTGGTCTGACATTGATCGCGATTGGGACGTCATTGCCGGAACTGGCTACGACTGTGATGGCTGCATTGCGCCGTCAGGCAGACGTGGCTTTGGGCAACGTTATCGGATCAAACATGTTCAACTTGCTTGGAATCATGGGCGTCGCGTCACTTGTCGGTACGATCCCTGTTGATCCGCAGTTCCTGTCGTTTGACTTGTGGGTCATGCTGGGCGCGTCGTTGTTGTTGATCCCGTTTGTTTTCATGAAAGTGGATATCAACCGCACGTGGGGCGTGATGTTGTCGGCTGCCTATGTGGCGTATCTGCTGTTTGTTCTCGCCTGA
- a CDS encoding acetyl-CoA C-acetyltransferase encodes MTNVVIASAARTAVGSFGGAFANTPAHDLGAAILEAVVERAGIDKAEVSETILGQVLTAAQGQNPARQAHINAGLPKEASAWGINQVCGSGLRAVALGAQHIQLGDASIVAAGGQENMTLSPHAAHLRAGHKMGDLKYIDTMIRDGLWDAFNGYHMGQTAENVADQWQISRDMQDEFAVASQNKAEAAQKAGKFADEIAAFTVKTRKGDIIVDQDEYIRHGANLEAMAKMRPAFAKEGSVTAANASGLNDGAAATLLMSVDDAAKRGITPLGRIASYATAGLDPSIMGVGPVMASRKALEKAGWSVGDLDLVEANEAFAAQACAVNKDMGWDPAIVNVNGGAIAIGHPIGASGCRVLNTLLFEMQRRDAKKGLATLCIGGGMGVALCVERD; translated from the coding sequence ATGACCAACGTCGTTATCGCTTCTGCTGCCCGTACTGCCGTCGGCAGCTTTGGAGGCGCTTTTGCAAATACTCCTGCCCATGATCTTGGTGCTGCCATTCTTGAGGCCGTCGTTGAACGTGCTGGAATTGACAAAGCTGAAGTATCCGAAACGATCCTCGGTCAAGTTCTGACTGCCGCTCAAGGGCAGAACCCTGCGCGTCAGGCGCACATCAATGCGGGTCTGCCAAAAGAAGCATCTGCTTGGGGCATTAACCAAGTATGTGGTTCCGGTTTGCGCGCCGTCGCACTTGGTGCGCAGCACATCCAGTTGGGCGACGCGTCTATTGTCGCCGCTGGTGGTCAAGAAAACATGACGCTGTCACCGCATGCCGCACACCTGCGTGCTGGCCACAAGATGGGCGATCTGAAATACATCGACACAATGATCCGCGACGGTCTGTGGGATGCGTTCAACGGTTACCACATGGGTCAAACTGCTGAAAACGTTGCTGATCAATGGCAAATCTCCCGCGATATGCAGGACGAATTTGCGGTCGCGTCACAGAACAAAGCCGAAGCTGCGCAGAAAGCTGGCAAATTCGCAGACGAAATCGCCGCCTTCACCGTGAAAACACGCAAGGGCGACATCATCGTCGACCAAGACGAATACATCCGTCACGGTGCAAACCTCGAAGCGATGGCAAAGATGCGTCCTGCTTTTGCGAAAGAAGGCTCCGTCACTGCTGCAAACGCGTCCGGTCTGAACGACGGCGCGGCGGCCACATTGCTGATGTCCGTTGATGACGCCGCCAAACGTGGGATCACGCCGCTGGGTCGCATCGCTTCTTATGCGACTGCTGGTCTCGATCCGTCCATCATGGGTGTCGGTCCGGTTATGGCATCCCGCAAAGCGCTGGAAAAAGCCGGTTGGTCCGTTGGTGATCTTGATCTCGTAGAAGCAAACGAAGCTTTCGCGGCTCAGGCCTGTGCTGTGAACAAAGACATGGGCTGGGATCCGGCAATCGTGAACGTCAACGGCGGCGCGATTGCGATTGGTCACCCAATCGGTGCGTCAGGTTGCCGCGTACTGAACACCCTGTTGTTCGAAATGCAGCGCCGCGACGCCAAAAAAGGCCTTGCGACGCTGTGCATCGGTGGCGGCATGGGCGTCGCGCTGTGTGTCGAGCGCGACTAA
- the moaD gene encoding molybdopterin converting factor subunit 1 — MDVMYFAWVRERIGLPKEKIETQAVTVSDLVAELVAREERYAAAFADVSALRVALDQELSDFDAPLAGVREVAFFPPMTGG; from the coding sequence ATGGATGTCATGTATTTTGCTTGGGTCCGCGAACGGATCGGGTTGCCAAAAGAAAAGATCGAAACGCAGGCCGTGACCGTGTCTGATCTGGTGGCTGAACTGGTTGCTCGTGAAGAACGGTATGCGGCAGCCTTTGCCGATGTCAGCGCATTGCGCGTGGCGTTGGATCAAGAATTATCCGATTTTGACGCGCCATTGGCCGGTGTCCGCGAGGTCGCATTCTTTCCGCCGATGACTGGTGGTTAA
- a CDS encoding SDR family oxidoreductase, with the protein MPGALVTGAGARLGRAMALYLARRGHDVAVHYASSDKGANAVVDEIKALGRNAVAIQADLLDENATQGLIGRAVDAIGPLSVLINNASIFEHDDLKTGTRDSWDRHVETNLRAPFVLTQGFADQAPKPELDARDEPVAQALIINMLDQRIHKLTPEFASYTIAKMGLWALTQTSAQGLAPKVRVNGIGPGPTLQGANQSQAQFDRQRAATVLQRGANPDDITAALGYFLDAKAVTGQMLSVDGGQHLAWETPDVAGVE; encoded by the coding sequence ATGCCGGGGGCGCTAGTCACAGGCGCTGGTGCCAGACTGGGCCGCGCGATGGCGCTGTATTTGGCGCGCCGTGGGCACGACGTAGCGGTACATTACGCGTCGTCTGACAAAGGCGCGAACGCTGTCGTGGATGAGATTAAGGCCCTTGGCCGGAACGCGGTCGCCATCCAAGCGGATCTGCTGGATGAAAACGCGACACAGGGCCTGATCGGTCGTGCTGTCGATGCCATCGGCCCGCTGTCTGTTTTGATCAACAACGCGTCTATCTTCGAACATGATGATCTGAAAACAGGGACTCGTGACAGTTGGGATCGCCACGTTGAAACGAACCTGCGTGCGCCATTCGTGTTGACCCAAGGATTTGCAGATCAAGCGCCGAAACCAGAGCTCGACGCGCGCGACGAACCTGTCGCACAGGCGCTGATCATCAATATGTTGGACCAACGCATCCACAAACTGACACCTGAATTTGCGTCATATACAATCGCGAAAATGGGGCTTTGGGCGTTGACCCAAACGTCGGCACAGGGGCTTGCGCCAAAGGTGCGCGTGAACGGGATCGGACCTGGTCCAACGTTGCAGGGCGCGAACCAATCGCAGGCGCAGTTTGATCGACAGCGGGCTGCGACGGTTCTGCAGCGTGGCGCAAATCCCGATGACATTACAGCGGCTTTGGGTTACTTTCTGGATGCCAAAGCTGTGACCGGACAGATGCTAAGCGTCGATGGTGGCCAGCATTTGGCGTGGGAGACACCTGACGTAGCGGGAGTTGAGTAA
- a CDS encoding EAL domain-containing protein, which produces MLAPSNASDDDRPLDPFQAAMASRDSDVLTLVSDALAAGRTRMAYQPIMLAGQKPGIAFYEGLVRVLDEAGRVIPAAHFMSVIGENDLGREVDCTTLQHAFALLRQRPDLRISINVSARSLADGKWRDILRDGLDTDQNVGDRLIFEISETSAMELHEIMIRFMVEMQPKGVAFALDGFGAGMTAFRHLKEFFFDLVKIDKSFVRGIHEDPDNQVLTEALIMVAHQFEMFVVADGVETAKEAEFMTQLGADCLQGYHYGVPKFDI; this is translated from the coding sequence ATGCTCGCACCTTCTAATGCTTCTGACGATGACCGTCCTCTTGATCCGTTTCAGGCTGCTATGGCCAGTAGGGATAGCGATGTTCTGACGCTTGTCAGTGATGCGCTGGCGGCCGGGCGAACGCGGATGGCGTATCAACCGATCATGCTGGCGGGGCAAAAGCCCGGCATCGCGTTCTACGAAGGTTTGGTGCGGGTCTTAGACGAAGCTGGGCGGGTCATCCCTGCCGCGCATTTCATGTCGGTCATTGGGGAAAATGATCTTGGACGCGAAGTGGATTGCACGACATTGCAGCATGCCTTTGCGCTGCTTCGCCAACGACCGGATTTGCGTATTTCGATCAATGTGTCTGCGCGGTCGTTGGCGGACGGCAAATGGCGCGACATTCTGCGCGACGGTTTGGACACCGATCAGAACGTGGGTGATCGGCTGATCTTTGAAATATCCGAAACGTCCGCGATGGAACTGCACGAAATCATGATTCGCTTCATGGTTGAGATGCAGCCAAAAGGCGTTGCTTTTGCCTTGGACGGCTTCGGTGCGGGCATGACAGCGTTCCGACACCTGAAAGAATTCTTTTTTGATCTGGTCAAAATCGACAAAAGCTTCGTACGCGGCATCCACGAAGATCCTGACAATCAGGTCCTGACCGAAGCCTTGATCATGGTTGCCCACCAATTCGAAATGTTTGTTGTGGCAGATGGGGTTGAGACCGCAAAAGAAGCAGAATTTATGACCCAGCTTGGCGCAGATTGTTTGCAGGGATACCACTATGGAGTCCCGAAATTCGACATCTAA
- a CDS encoding molybdenum cofactor biosynthesis protein MoaE has protein sequence MIVRVQDTVFDAGAELNAFATARPEVGAIVTFTGLVRDVAGGLQGMEVEHYPGMTAKAIEAIAVEAQNRWSLADVLVIHRYGVLQATDPIMMVATASKHRADAFAAADFLMDYLKSRAPFWKKETTGDGASWVAAKDEDEAALDRWS, from the coding sequence GTGATTGTTCGGGTCCAAGACACTGTGTTTGACGCGGGCGCCGAACTGAACGCCTTTGCGACCGCACGGCCAGAGGTCGGCGCGATTGTGACGTTTACGGGTCTTGTCCGCGATGTTGCGGGTGGTCTTCAGGGAATGGAAGTCGAACATTACCCCGGCATGACAGCGAAAGCGATTGAGGCGATTGCAGTAGAGGCGCAGAACCGTTGGTCCTTGGCCGATGTGCTTGTCATTCATCGCTATGGTGTTTTGCAAGCGACGGACCCGATCATGATGGTCGCTACTGCGTCAAAGCACCGTGCAGACGCCTTTGCTGCCGCTGATTTCTTGATGGATTACCTGAAATCCCGTGCTCCGTTCTGGAAAAAAGAAACGACAGGCGATGGCGCGTCTTGGGTCGCCGCCAAAGACGAAGACGAGGCGGCGCTGGATCGCTGGTCCTAA
- the pgsA gene encoding CDP-diacylglycerol--glycerol-3-phosphate 3-phosphatidyltransferase, with protein sequence MQWNIPNILTLLRLLAAPGVVLMFLYFSRPYADWFALILFVVAAVTDFVDGYLARAWKQESKFGAMLDPIADKAMVVIALVVITGFSGMNPWILLPATIIIFREVFVSGLREFLGDTAGTLKVTNLAKWKTTAQMVAIAFLFAKGAFEHFIIEQTIGMDQATVDGILDGTIEDVVGLGWKNFGWDFSWYGGIILLWIAAVLTFITGLDYLRKAMPYLKGAK encoded by the coding sequence ATGCAGTGGAACATCCCAAATATCCTGACGCTTTTGCGTCTTCTTGCAGCCCCCGGTGTGGTGCTGATGTTTCTTTATTTCTCACGCCCTTACGCGGATTGGTTTGCGCTGATCCTGTTTGTCGTGGCGGCCGTGACCGACTTTGTGGACGGTTATCTGGCCCGTGCGTGGAAGCAGGAAAGCAAATTCGGTGCGATGCTGGACCCGATCGCAGACAAGGCGATGGTGGTGATCGCATTGGTCGTCATTACCGGATTTTCCGGCATGAACCCTTGGATTTTGTTGCCAGCAACGATCATCATTTTCCGCGAAGTGTTCGTGTCCGGTTTGCGCGAATTTCTCGGCGATACAGCTGGAACACTGAAGGTGACGAACCTCGCCAAATGGAAAACGACTGCCCAAATGGTCGCCATCGCATTTCTGTTTGCGAAAGGTGCGTTTGAACACTTCATCATCGAACAGACGATCGGGATGGATCAGGCGACGGTTGATGGCATTCTGGATGGCACGATTGAAGACGTTGTTGGGCTTGGCTGGAAAAACTTTGGATGGGATTTCAGCTGGTATGGCGGGATCATCCTGCTGTGGATCGCCGCGGTTTTGACGTTCATCACAGGGCTTGATTACCTGCGCAAAGCGATGCCTTACCTGAAAGGAGCCAAGTAA